Genomic DNA from Acuticoccus sp. MNP-M23:
ATCCGGCAGGTCGAGCGGGTTCTGCGTCACGAAAAACACGCCGACGCCCTTGGAGCGGATCAGCCGCACCACGGTCTCCACCGTCCGCAGCAACGCCTTGGGTGCCTCGGTGAAGAGAAGGTGCGCCTCATCGAAGAAGAACACGAGCTTCGGCTTGTCCGGGTCGCCCACCTCCGGCAGCTCCTCGAACAGCTCCGACAGGAGCCAGAGGAGGAAGGTGGCGTAAAGGCGCGGGTTGGCCATCAGATCGTCGGCGGCGAGCACGTTGACGATGCCGTGGCCGTTGTCGTCGAGCCGCATCAGGTCGGTGATGTCGAACGCCGGCTCGCCGAAGAAGCGGTCGCCGCCCTGCTGTTCCAGCACCAGCAGCGCGCGCTGGATTGCGCCGATGGAGGCGGCCGACACCAGCCCGTAGATCCGCGACAGTTCGGACGCCTCGTCCGCCACATGGACCATCAGCGCGCGCAGATCCTTGAGGTCGAGGATGGCGAGGCCCTCGTCGTCGGCAAGGCGGAAGGCGATGTTGAGGACGCCTTCCTGCACCTCGTTGAGGTCGAGCAGGCGGGCAAGCAGCAGCGGCCCCATCTCCGTCACCGTGGTACGGATCGGGTTGCCCTTTTCGCCGAACAGGTCCCAGAACGAGGCGGTGGCGGCGCCGAATTTGTAGTCCGCGCCAAGGCCGATGGTGTCTGCCCGTTTGGTGAGGAAATCCTTCGCCTCGCCGGGGACGGCAATGCCCGAAAGGTCGCCCTTGATGTCGGCGCAGAACACCGGCACGCCGGCTTTGGCAAAGCCCTCGGCGAGGATTTGGAGCGTCACGGTCTTGCCG
This window encodes:
- a CDS encoding helicase HerA-like domain-containing protein: MADEITSVLRDDAVFVGTAEAPQYLPLKMANRHGLVTGATGTGKTVTLQILAEGFAKAGVPVFCADIKGDLSGIAVPGEAKDFLTKRADTIGLGADYKFGAATASFWDLFGEKGNPIRTTVTEMGPLLLARLLDLNEVQEGVLNIAFRLADDEGLAILDLKDLRALMVHVADEASELSRIYGLVSAASIGAIQRALLVLEQQGGDRFFGEPAFDITDLMRLDDNGHGIVNVLAADDLMANPRLYATFLLWLLSELFEELPEVGDPDKPKLVFFFDEAHLLFTEAPKALLRTVETVVRLIRSKGVGVFFVTQNPLDLPDAVLGQLGNRVQHALRAYTPRDQKAVRAAAETFRPNPALDTERVITELGVGEALVSTLGPKGAPTMVERTLIRPPSGRLGPITPAERAVLIAADPMRGKYSETVDRVSAYEMLTERAAKTPPPEAMPDASPTKKAEPDREPEPEEDGWLVKLWNWLTGNARGAKRLTTTQKAARGAARNVAADIGGRIGHMVGGASGARIGKQVARGMFGNLLR